The following coding sequences are from one Comamonas koreensis window:
- a CDS encoding 2Fe-2S iron-sulfur cluster-binding protein: MPITPELYNAQIDNEDIQVDAWADTPLLQSLEEGGVDWPSSCRNGTCRTCVGRLKSGSVHYEIEWPGLSAEDKEAGCILPCVAYPDGNVVLMRGEY; this comes from the coding sequence ATGCCCATCACCCCCGAGCTCTACAACGCCCAGATCGACAACGAAGATATCCAGGTCGATGCCTGGGCAGACACGCCGCTGCTGCAGTCGCTGGAAGAAGGCGGTGTGGACTGGCCCAGCTCCTGCCGCAATGGCACCTGCCGCACCTGTGTGGGTCGATTGAAATCGGGCAGTGTGCACTACGAGATCGAATGGCCCGGGCTCAGCGCCGAGGACAAGGAAGCGGGCTGCATCCTGCCCTGCGTGGCCTATCCGGATGGCAATGTGGTGCTGATGCGTGGCGAGTATTGA
- the ribBA gene encoding bifunctional 3,4-dihydroxy-2-butanone-4-phosphate synthase/GTP cyclohydrolase II: MSSPLTPAPISAVEDIVAEMRAGRMVVLVDEADRENEGDLVLASDHVTPEAINFMAKWGRGLICLTLTRERCERLQLRQMTANNGAPLSTAFTVSIEAAEGVTTGISAADRARTVQAAVAANAQASDLVQPGHIFPLQAVDGGVLMRAGHTEAGCDLARLAGCSPSSVICEVMKDDGTMARLPDLQLFCAEHGIKIGTIADLIEYRSRHESLVERISSRPLQTAHGEFTAHLYQDHASHAVHMALVKGSVQTVSDVPVRVHEPLSVMDLLESGRAMHSWTLDASLAYLQQQNCGVAVLLNCNESASQLIRQFDGKARAAQAPERGRMDLRTYGIGAQILRDCGVQKMRLLGAPRRLPSMAGYGLEITGYINKE, encoded by the coding sequence ATGAGCAGCCCCCTGACCCCTGCGCCGATCTCTGCGGTGGAGGACATTGTTGCCGAGATGCGCGCTGGCCGCATGGTCGTTCTGGTCGATGAAGCCGACCGCGAGAACGAAGGTGATCTGGTGCTGGCCTCCGACCATGTCACACCGGAAGCCATCAACTTCATGGCCAAGTGGGGCCGGGGCCTCATCTGCCTGACCCTGACCCGCGAGCGCTGCGAGCGCCTGCAGCTGCGCCAGATGACCGCCAACAATGGCGCCCCGCTGTCCACCGCTTTCACCGTCTCGATCGAGGCGGCCGAAGGCGTGACCACCGGCATCTCTGCCGCAGACCGCGCCCGCACCGTGCAGGCCGCGGTGGCCGCCAATGCCCAGGCCAGCGACCTGGTGCAGCCCGGCCATATCTTCCCGCTGCAGGCGGTGGATGGCGGCGTGCTGATGCGCGCGGGTCACACCGAAGCCGGTTGCGACCTGGCGCGCCTGGCGGGCTGCTCGCCCTCTTCCGTCATCTGCGAAGTGATGAAGGACGACGGTACCATGGCCCGCCTGCCCGATCTGCAGCTGTTCTGCGCCGAGCACGGCATCAAGATCGGCACTATTGCCGACCTGATCGAATACCGCAGCCGCCACGAATCGCTGGTCGAGCGCATCAGCAGCCGCCCGCTGCAGACGGCGCATGGCGAATTCACCGCCCACCTCTACCAGGACCATGCCAGCCACGCGGTGCACATGGCCCTGGTCAAGGGCAGCGTGCAGACGGTCAGCGATGTACCCGTGCGCGTGCACGAGCCGCTGTCGGTGATGGACCTGCTCGAGAGCGGCCGCGCGATGCACAGCTGGACCCTGGACGCGAGCCTGGCCTATTTGCAGCAGCAAAACTGCGGCGTGGCCGTGCTGCTCAACTGCAATGAAAGCGCCTCCCAGCTGATCCGCCAGTTCGACGGCAAGGCACGCGCTGCGCAAGCGCCCGAGCGCGGCCGCATGGACCTGCGCACCTATGGCATCGGTGCCCAGATCCTGCGCGACTGTGGCGTGCAGAAGATGCGCCTGCTGGGCGCGCCCCGCCGCCTGCCCAGCATGGCCGGCTACGGGCTTGAGATCACCGGATACATCAACAAGGAATAA
- the ribH gene encoding 6,7-dimethyl-8-ribityllumazine synthase translates to MFGAEKGSAINLDGSALAIGIVQARFNESITDSLAQACLQELDAMGVQAENIRHVKVPGALEVPVALQAMAESEEFDALIALGCIIRGETYHFELVANESGAGVTRIGLDFQIPVANAILTTENEAQAIARQIDKGRDAAIVAVEMANLLKTL, encoded by the coding sequence ATGTTTGGAGCAGAAAAAGGCAGTGCCATCAACCTGGATGGCAGCGCGCTTGCCATCGGCATTGTGCAGGCCCGGTTCAACGAAAGCATCACCGACAGCCTGGCCCAGGCCTGCCTGCAGGAGCTGGACGCCATGGGCGTGCAAGCCGAGAACATCCGCCATGTCAAAGTGCCCGGCGCACTCGAAGTGCCCGTGGCACTGCAGGCCATGGCCGAATCCGAAGAATTCGACGCGCTGATTGCGCTGGGCTGCATCATCCGCGGCGAAACCTACCACTTTGAACTGGTGGCCAACGAATCGGGCGCTGGCGTCACCCGCATCGGCCTGGATTTCCAGATCCCCGTGGCCAACGCCATCCTCACCACTGAAAACGAAGCCCAGGCCATCGCCCGCCAGATCGACAAGGGGCGCGATGCCGCCATCGTCGCTGTCGAGATGGCCAATCTGCTGAAAACACTATGA
- the nusB gene encoding transcription antitermination factor NusB, translating into MNENDQSDSSSSQRPPRQARKGLTSTGARKAASKSTRSRSREFALQALYQYILSGNSATEIDLFTRDLAGFHKADAAHYDALLHGCIEAAEQLNAQILPHLDRKMEEISPIEHACMWIGVYEFQHCLDVPWRVVINESIELAKEFGGTDGYKYVNAVLNALAPSLRAAEVTADRNNAA; encoded by the coding sequence ATGAACGAAAACGACCAGAGCGACTCTTCCTCCAGCCAGCGCCCTCCGCGCCAGGCCCGCAAGGGTCTGACCTCCACCGGCGCGCGCAAGGCCGCCTCCAAGTCCACCCGCAGCCGCTCGCGTGAGTTCGCGCTGCAGGCGCTCTACCAGTACATCCTGAGCGGCAACAGCGCCACCGAGATCGACCTGTTCACGCGCGATCTGGCGGGCTTTCACAAGGCCGATGCTGCCCACTACGACGCACTGCTGCACGGATGCATCGAGGCGGCCGAGCAGCTCAATGCGCAGATCCTGCCCCATCTGGACCGCAAGATGGAAGAGATCTCGCCCATCGAGCATGCCTGCATGTGGATTGGCGTCTATGAATTCCAGCACTGCCTGGATGTGCCATGGCGCGTGGTCATCAACGAAAGTATCGAGCTGGCCAAGGAATTTGGCGGCACCGACGGCTACAAGTATGTGAACGCCGTGCTCAACGCGCTGGCCCCAAGCTTGCGCGCCGCCGAAGTGACTGCTGACCGCAACAACGCGGCCTGA
- a CDS encoding pyridoxal phosphate-dependent aminotransferase encodes MKIATRAERIEPFYVMEVAKAAQALAAQVAGSAEPMIFLNIGEPDFTAPQLVQQAAERAIGEGRTQYTPALGIEPLRQALSDWYKQRFGIDVPARRIVITAGASAALQLVCLSLIDAGDEILMPDPSYPCNRHFVSAAEGQAVLLPTTAEERFQLSADKVQAAWGDKTRGVLLASPSNPTGSSIAPQELRRIHEVVKARDGLTIIDEIYLGLSYDEAFGQTALAIDDNIISINSFSKYFNMTGWRLGWAVVPEALVPVIERVAQNLFICASTIAQHAALACFAPESIAEYERRRAEFKARRDYFIPALEALGLPVPVAPDGAFYAWADCTQAAKKLGVEGSWDFAYAVMERAHLAITPGRDFGSHDTGRFVRFSTANSMEQLQEAIARLRKLLA; translated from the coding sequence ATGAAAATCGCCACCCGAGCCGAGCGCATTGAGCCGTTTTATGTGATGGAGGTCGCCAAGGCCGCCCAGGCACTGGCGGCCCAGGTGGCGGGCAGCGCGGAGCCGATGATCTTCCTGAACATCGGCGAGCCGGACTTCACCGCACCGCAGCTGGTGCAGCAGGCCGCCGAGCGCGCCATTGGCGAAGGCCGCACGCAGTACACCCCGGCGCTGGGCATCGAGCCCTTGCGCCAGGCGCTGTCCGACTGGTACAAGCAGCGCTTTGGCATCGATGTGCCGGCGCGCCGCATCGTCATCACCGCCGGCGCATCGGCTGCCTTGCAGCTCGTGTGCCTGTCGCTGATCGATGCCGGCGACGAGATCCTGATGCCCGACCCCAGCTACCCCTGCAACCGCCACTTTGTCAGCGCAGCAGAAGGCCAGGCGGTGCTGCTGCCCACGACGGCCGAGGAGCGCTTTCAGCTGAGCGCCGACAAGGTGCAGGCCGCCTGGGGCGACAAGACCCGTGGCGTGCTGCTGGCCTCGCCCTCCAACCCCACGGGCAGCTCGATTGCGCCGCAGGAGCTGCGCCGCATCCACGAGGTGGTCAAGGCCCGCGACGGCCTGACCATCATCGACGAGATCTACTTGGGCCTGTCCTATGACGAGGCCTTTGGCCAGACTGCGCTCGCGATCGATGACAACATCATCTCGATCAACAGCTTCAGCAAGTACTTCAACATGACCGGCTGGCGCCTGGGCTGGGCCGTGGTGCCCGAGGCCCTGGTGCCGGTGATCGAGCGCGTGGCGCAGAACCTGTTCATCTGCGCCAGCACGATTGCGCAACACGCAGCGCTGGCCTGTTTTGCGCCCGAGAGCATTGCCGAGTACGAGCGCCGCCGCGCCGAGTTCAAGGCCCGGCGCGATTACTTCATCCCCGCGCTCGAAGCGCTGGGCCTGCCGGTGCCGGTCGCGCCCGATGGCGCTTTCTACGCCTGGGCCGATTGCACGCAGGCGGCCAAGAAGCTGGGCGTGGAAGGCTCCTGGGACTTTGCCTATGCGGTGATGGAGCGGGCCCACCTGGCCATCACGCCGGGGCGCGACTTTGGCAGCCATGACACCGGCCGCTTCGTGCGCTTTTCGACCGCCAACTCGATGGAGCAGCTGCAAGAGGCCATTGCCCGGCTGCGCAAGCTGCTGGCCTGA
- the ybgC gene encoding tol-pal system-associated acyl-CoA thioesterase produces the protein MAFEFPIRMYWEDTDAGGIVFYANYLKFMERGRTEWLRSLGLEQQRLREQVGGMFVVSEAHIKYLQPARLDDELIVTAALQEAGRASMQIAQRVLLKQKQPTDTPQLLCEGTIRIGWVDALSMRPARIPQSLIQTIS, from the coding sequence ATGGCCTTTGAGTTTCCGATCCGCATGTACTGGGAGGACACCGATGCCGGCGGCATCGTGTTCTACGCGAACTACCTCAAGTTCATGGAGCGGGGCCGCACCGAATGGCTGCGCTCACTGGGACTGGAGCAGCAGCGCCTGCGCGAGCAGGTGGGCGGCATGTTTGTGGTCAGCGAAGCCCATATCAAATATTTACAACCTGCACGTCTGGACGATGAACTCATCGTGACGGCAGCGCTCCAAGAAGCGGGGCGCGCTTCGATGCAGATCGCGCAGCGCGTGCTCTTAAAACAGAAGCAACCAACAGATACACCTCAACTGCTGTGTGAGGGCACAATCCGTATCGGCTGGGTCGATGCCCTCAGCATGCGCCCGGCAAGAATTCCTCAATCCCTGATCCAAACCATCTCATGA